The following DNA comes from Streptomyces pristinaespiralis.
TTCCCGCTCGACCGGTTCGACGAGGAGACCGTCGTCCACGAGCTGGCCCACCAGTGGTTCGGCAACTCGGTGACGCCCGCGACCTGGCGGGACATCTGGCTGAGCGAGAGCTTCGCCACCTACGCCGAGTGGATGTGGCTGGCGGAGGCCGGGACCACGCCTGTGCGGGTGAGCTTCGAGGAGGCCTTCGCGGACGAGGAGAACTGGGCCTTCGCCCCGGCCGTGCCCCCGCGCGCCGAGGACATCTTGGCGGCGCCGGTCTACGGGCGGGGAGCGATGGTGCTGCACAAGCTCCGTGAGGCCGTCGGCGACGACGTGTTCTTCCGGATCGTGCGCGGCTGGACGCGGACGCACCGTCACGCCAACGCGTCCACCGCAGACTTCACGGCCTATGCGGAGGCGAGGTCGGGCAAGGACCTGACGGATCTGTGGAAGGTGTGGCTCTACGGGGACGGGAAACCCGAGGAGCCCTGAGCGCGACAGGACCCCGGCGCGCGGCCGGGGCCCTGTCGAACGCAGCGTCAGGAGGACGGGACGTCGCCACGTCCTGACGTCAGGACGTCGGGTCAGAGGTTGACGCCGAAGTCGCGGGCGATGCCCTCGAGGCCGGAGGCGTAGCCCTGGCCGACCGCGCGGAACTTCCACTCCGCGCCGTTGCGGTAGAGCTCGCCGAAGACCATGGCGGTCTCGACGGCGGCGTCCTCGCTCAGGTCGTAGCGGGCGATCTCGGCGCCGCCGGCCTGGTTGATGATGCGGATGTAGGCGTTGCGCACCTGGCCGAAGTTCTGGCTGCGGGAGACGGCGTCGTAGATCGAGACGGGGAAGACGATCTTGTCGACGTCGGCGGGCAGGCCCGCGAGGTTGACGTTGATCTGCTCGTCGTCGCCGCCGCCCTCGCCGGTGCGGTTGTCGCCGGTGTGGACGATGGTCTGGTCCGGCGTCGCCTTGTTGTTGAAGAAGACGAAGTGGGCGTCGGAGGCGACCTTGC
Coding sequences within:
- a CDS encoding TerD family protein; the encoded protein is MAVSLSKGGNVSLTKEAPGLTAVTVGLGWDVRTTTGTDFDLDASAIGVNNAGKVASDAHFVFFNNKATPDQTIVHTGDNRTGEGGGDDEQINVNLAGLPADVDKIVFPVSIYDAVSRSQNFGQVRNAYIRIINQAGGAEIARYDLSEDAAVETAMVFGELYRNGAEWKFRAVGQGYASGLEGIARDFGVNL